The following proteins are encoded in a genomic region of Nicotiana sylvestris chromosome 4, ASM39365v2, whole genome shotgun sequence:
- the LOC104243434 gene encoding uncharacterized protein isoform X2, which produces MLEGWLWEWMVASMTGGGDGGGGGRCLRPRKMMGRVFTEEKPCPISIPRVSKNDEITEKPSEFDKITEMPQQPEKTESALDFYSQARKALCQSSPFDTEDSTSQSQPSSSSTVHLTLPNNLAQLLNKHSDSRKRHKKSHGGIETKKKKSSSRQKGGRNSGFWDEVEEYFRELSVEDIDRLYKLGSFEFLGNDNQKLLFIPTTFDNVGSGVSNSGVLVKEEDNKESDQFMDVDSEGGRETEFVKEEKDGNVNVKPCSSSSCLPLSGLEWLLGSRNKIYLASERPSKKRKLLGGDAGLEKLLVARPVEGSAEFCDYCSLGDHGDVLNRLIVCSACSMVVHQRCYGVQDDVDGSWLCSWCKQKNDEMVSNGKLPCVLCPKSGGAMKPCRKREESSCLEFAHLFCCQWMPEVYIENTRMMEPIMNIDGIKDTRKKLICYLCKGKRGACVRCTNGSCRTSFHPICAREASHRMEIWGKLGCDDVELRAFCLKHSDLQVNSGSQQVRDPAVDVSCPTDNNQLAASVTAKPHKLKLGLRNGDKRVLHVDNSISGLDKLNDDALQQQELPEKDLNLKRQTECGISQQPVNRDLCVNKDSDVADQLNFTVILKKLIEQKKVDVKDVAAEIAVSSDLLDSMLKDDKMVPDIQFKLAKWLKNHAYIGSLQKTLKVKIKSTIAPKVEAGVVDGLDSIRVTEPEITDFVRVKSVPPRRRTKNNVRVVKDGESLFPAKETLNTDGVSSDEAKTSVVGREDSSCPIEFPSAGLQQVMPEIVPSKATLAGNSNNDEEPSKVSVHSLDNGQVEQGALSDQNLVTVADTSSTISSVSFNHLPDVLKHEAFRSSYIHPLIQNRLRQMENRSPLDDLRHGEVSQIEASSSSGICCSQHFLQSTSGNILKLNGACLEQLVKASNMGLLELSPADELEGELVYYQHRLLCNAAARKRFSDDLIVKVVNSLQQETDAARQREWDAVLVSQYLYELREAKKQGRKEKRHKEAQTVLAAATAAAAASSRISSLRKDNVEESMHQEMNATNERLRLSSQQHPRVKETLSRPTSVRILPETNSDLVQPGSDFLKDHARTCDVCRRAETILNPILVCTSCKVAVHLDCYRSVRNSTGPWYCELCADLLSSGGSGAQASNLWEKEKPCFIAECGLCGGTAGAFRKSNDGQWVHAFCAEWAFESTFKRGQVQQIEGMATVPKGNDVCLVCQRRKGVCTKCSYGHCQSTFHPSCARSAGFFLIMRTNGGKLQHKAYCDKHSLEQRLKSETQRHGVEELKSLKQVRVELERLRLLCERIVKREKLKREVILCSHDILASSRDNAVLSALTRHPYFQPDVSSDSATTTSIKGYTDGYKSGSETIQRSDDITVDSAVAGKRRIKFPVPMDNDQKTDDSSISPNPVTQKPAQRASFSGKQIPYRASCNSTDDGDKRLSYRKHMETFEKELVMTSDQASMKNQRLPKGYVYVPIRCLPKEEEAAPDECSGEPLDPDG; this is translated from the exons ATGTTGGAAGGGTGGTTGTGGGAGTGGATGGTGGCGTCGATGACTGGTGGTGGTGACGGTGGCGGCGGGGGGAGATGTCTGCGGCCGAGGAAGATGATGGGTAGGGTATTTACGGAGGAAAAGCCATGCCCAATATCTATCCCTAGggtttcgaaaaatgatgaaattacAGAAAAGCCCTCAGAGTTTGATAAAATTACGGAAATGCCCCAACAACCAGAAAAAACTGAAAGTGCGTTAGACTTCTATTCCCAGGCGAGAAAAGCTTTGTGCCAAAGTAGTCCTTTCGATACCGAGGATTCTACTTCTCAGTCACAGCCGTCTTCTTCCTCTACCGTGCACCTTACTTTACCCAATAACTTAGCGCAGTTGTTAAATAAGCATTCTGATAGTAGAAAACGACACAAGAAGTCTCATGGAGGAATtgaaacgaagaagaagaagtcatCTTCGCGGCAAAAGGGCGGTCGTAATAGTGGATTCTGGGACGAAGTTGAGGAATACTTTCGTGAATTATCTGTGGAAGATATTGATAGATTGTATAAACTTGGGTCGTTCGAGTTTTTGGGTAATGATAATCAGAAATTATTGTTCATTCCTACTACATTTGACAATGTGGGTAGTGGTGTAAGCAATAGTGGAGTGTTGGTTAAAGAAGAAGATAATAAGGAGAGTGATCAATTTATGGATGTGGACAGTGAAGGAGGAAGGGAAACTGAATTTGTTAAAGAAGAAAAGGATGGAAATGTGAATGTGAAGCCATGTTCGTCATCCTCTTGTTTGCCACTGAGTGGGTTAGAATGGCTATTAGGTTCTAGGAATAAGATATATCTTGCCTCTGAACGACCCTCAAAGAAAAGGAAGCTTTTGGGTGGAGATGCAGGGTTGGAGAAGCTTCTAGTTGCTCGTCCCGTAGAAGGGTCAGCTGAATTTTGTGACTATTGTAGTTTAGGTGACCATGGTGATGTGTTGAACAGATTGATAGTTTGTAGTGCTTGCAGTATGGTTGTTCATCAGAGATGTTATGGTGTGCAGGATGATGTTGATGGCAGTTGGTTGTGTTCTTGGTGCAAGCAAAAGAATGATGAGATGGTAAGTAACGGCAAGCTGCCATGTGTTCTTTGCCCAAAAAGCGGTGGTGCCATGAAACCTTGTAGGAAAAGAGAAGAATCTTCTTGTCTGGAGTTTGCTCACTTGTTTTGTTGTCAGTGGATGCCTGAGGTATATATTGAGAATACTAGGATGATGGAGCCGATAATGAATATTGATGGTATAAAGGATACACGGAAAAAGTTAATTTGTTATCTCTGCAAGGGGAAACGTGGGGCGTGTGTTCGGTGCACTAATG GATCTTGTAGGACTTCTTTCCATCCTATATGTGCGAGGGAGGCAAGCCACAGAATGGAGATATGGGGGAAACTTGGATGTGATGAT GTTGAATTGCGCGCGTTCTGCTTGAAGCATTCAGATTTACAGGTCAATAGTGGCAGTCAACAAGTTAGAGATCCTGCAGTAGATGTTTCTTGCCCCACAGATAACAATCAGTTGGCAGCATCAGTCACAGCCAAACCACACAAGTTAAAGCTTGGCTTAAGAAATGGAGACAAAAGGGTGCTGCACGTGGACAATTCTATCTCGGGTTTAGATAAGTTGAATGATGATGCATTACAACAGCAAGAGCTGCCAGAGAAGGACTTGAACCTTAAACGTCAAACAGAATGTGGCATTTCACAGCAGCCTGTTAATAGGGATTTATGTGTAAACAAAGATAGTGATGTGGCTGATCAGCTAAATTTCACCGTGATATTAAAAAAG TTAATAGAGCAGAAAAAAGTTGATGTAAAAGATGTCGCTGCGGAGATTGCTGTATCTTCAGACTTGTTGGACTCAATGCTCAAG GATGATAAAATGGTTCctgacatacagttcaagttagcTAAGTGGTTGAAGAATCATGCTTATATTGGAAGTTTACAGAAAACTCTAAAAGTTAAAATTAAATCCACAATAGCTCCAAAAGTTGAGGCTGGTGTGGTGGATGGTTTGGATTCCATTAGAGTAACAGAACCCGAGATTACGGACTTCGTCCGCGTCAAGTCTGTACCACCTCGGAGAAGAACCAAAAACAATGTCAGGGTTGTGAAAGATGGTGAATCACTTTTTCCAGCTAAGGAGACACTCAACACTGATGGAGTATCATCGGATGAAGCTAAAACTAGTGTGGTTGGAAGGGAAGATTCAAGTTGTCCAATAGAGTTTCCGTCTGCTGGTTTGCAGCAG GTTATGCCCGAGATTGTTCCTTCAAAAGCCACTCTTGCAGGCAATTCCAACAATGATGAAG AGCCATCTAAGGTTTCAGTCCACAGCCTTGACAATGGTCAAGTGGAGCAGGGTGCTTTATCTGATCAGAATCTTGTGACAGTTGCTGATACGAGCAGcactatttcttcagtttcttttaACCACTTACCGGATGTCCT TAAGCATGAAGCTTTCCGTAGCTCCTACATTCACCCTCTTATTCAGAATAGATTAAGGCAAATGGAGAACAGATCCCCTTTGGATG ATTTGAGACACGGAGAAGTTTCTCAAATTGAAGCATCTTCCAGTTCAGGAATCTGCTGCAGTCAACATTTTCTACAGTCAACTTCTGGCAACATTCTCAAATTGAATGGTGCATGCCTTGAACAGTTGGTGAAGGCAAGTAATATGGGCCTGCTTGAGCTTTCACCAGCAGATGAGCTGGAAGGAGAGCTCGTTTATTACCAGCACAGACTGCTTTGTAATGCTGCTGCAAGGAAACGTTTTAGTG ATGATTTAATTGTTAAGGTTGTGAATAGTCTCCAACAGGAGACTGATGCTGCTAGACAACGAGAATGGGATGCTGTTCTCGTTAGCCAGTATCTTTATGAGCTTAGGGAAGCCAAAAAGcaaggaaggaaagaaaaacgACATAAGGAGGCTCAGACTGTACTGGCTGCTGCAACTGCTGCAGCTGCCGCATCGTCTAGGATTTCATCATTGAGGAAAGATAATGTAGAAGAATCTATGCACCAGGAG ATGAATGCTACCAATGAAAGGCTTAGGCTTTCTTCCCAACAGCATCCTCGTGTCAAGGAGACGCTTTCAAGGCCAACCAGTGTGCGGATATTACCAGAGACTAACTCTGATCTTGTCCAGCCAGGTTCAGATTTTTTGAAAGACCATGCCAGAACTTGTGATGTCTGCAGACGGGCCGAGACCATTTTAAATCCCATCCTAGTTTGTACCAGCTGCAAG GTTGCTGTTCACTTGGATTGCTATCGAAGTGTAAGAAACTCAACAGGTCCTTGGTATTGTGAACTATGCGCGGATTTATTGTCATCTGGGGGCTCTGGAGCTCAAGCTTCTAATCTTTGGGAGAAGGAGAAACCTTGTTTTATTGCAGAATGTGGGTTATGTGGTGGTACTGCTGGCGCTTTTAGAAAGTCAAATGATGGTCAATGGGTTCATGCCTTCTGTGCTGAA TGGGCCTTTGAATCAACTTTCAAAAGAGGGCAGGTACAACAAATAGAGGGAATG GCAACTGTCCCCAAGGGTAACGATGTCTGCCTCGTATGCCAGCGGAGAAAAGGTGTATGCACTAAG TGTAGTTATGGTCACTGTCAGAGCACATTCCATCCCTCTTGTGCTAGAAGTGCTGGCTTCTTTTTGATCATGAGAACTAACGGTGGCAAGCTGCAGCATAAAGCATATTGTGATAAACATAGTTTGGAACAGAGACTTAAG TCTGAGACTCAGAGACATGGGGTGGAAGAACTGAAGAGCCTGAAGCAAGTCAGG GTTGAATTGGAGCGATTACGGCTATTATGCGAAAGAATTGTTAAGAGAGAGAAGCTGAAG CGGGAAGTAATCCTTTGCTCACATGATATTCTAGCTTCAAGTAGAGACAATGCTGTTTTATCTGCTCTGACTCGACACCCTTACTTCCAACCTGATGTTAGTTCAGATTCAGCTACTACAACATCCATTAAAGGCTACACTGATGGCTATAAATCAGGCAGTGAAACAATACAAAGATCAGATGACATAACAGTAGACAGTGCTGTAGCAGGAAAACGACGCATTAAGTTTCCTGTGCCTATGGACAATGATCAGAAGACTGATGATAGTTCTATATCACCCAACCCTGTCACACAAAAACCTGCACAACGAGCTTCATTTTCTGGGAAGCAAATCCCTTATAGAGCTTCTTGCAATTCTACAGATGACGGGGACAAGCGATTGAGCTACAGAAAG CATATGGAAACTTTTGAGAAAGAGCTGGTAATGACTTCAGATCAAGCCTCAATGAAGAACCAGCGATTACCTAAAGGGTACGTCTATGTCCCAATCCGGTGCCTTCCGAAGGAGGAGGAAGCTGCTCCAGATGAGTGTTCTGGAGAACCACTGGATCCTGATGGATAG
- the LOC104243434 gene encoding uncharacterized protein isoform X1, whose translation MLEGWLWEWMVASMTGGGDGGGGGRCLRPRKMMGRVFTEEKPCPISIPRVSKNDEITEKPSEFDKITEMPQQPEKTESALDFYSQARKALCQSSPFDTEDSTSQSQPSSSSTVHLTLPNNLAQLLNKHSDSRKRHKKSHGGIETKKKKSSSRQKGGRNSGFWDEVEEYFRELSVEDIDRLYKLGSFEFLGNDNQKLLFIPTTFDNVGSGVSNSGVLVKEEDNKESDQFMDVDSEGGRETEFVKEEKDGNVNVKPCSSSSCLPLSGLEWLLGSRNKIYLASERPSKKRKLLGGDAGLEKLLVARPVEGSAEFCDYCSLGDHGDVLNRLIVCSACSMVVHQRCYGVQDDVDGSWLCSWCKQKNDEMVSNGKLPCVLCPKSGGAMKPCRKREESSCLEFAHLFCCQWMPEVYIENTRMMEPIMNIDGIKDTRKKLICYLCKGKRGACVRCTNGSCRTSFHPICAREASHRMEIWGKLGCDDVELRAFCLKHSDLQVNSGSQQVRDPAVDVSCPTDNNQLAASVTAKPHKLKLGLRNGDKRVLHVDNSISGLDKLNDDALQQQELPEKDLNLKRQTECGISQQPVNRDLCVNKDSDVADQLNFTVILKKLIEQKKVDVKDVAAEIAVSSDLLDSMLKDDKMVPDIQFKLAKWLKNHAYIGSLQKTLKVKIKSTIAPKVEAGVVDGLDSIRVTEPEITDFVRVKSVPPRRRTKNNVRVVKDGESLFPAKETLNTDGVSSDEAKTSVVGREDSSCPIEFPSAGLQQVMPEIVPSKATLAGNSNNDEEPSKVSVHSLDNGQVEQGALSDQNLVTVADTSSTISSVSFNHLPDVLKHEAFRSSYIHPLIQNRLRQMENRSPLDDLRHGEVSQIEASSSSGICCSQHFLQSTSGNILKLNGACLEQLVKASNMGLLELSPADELEGELVYYQHRLLCNAAARKRFSDDLIVKVVNSLQQETDAARQREWDAVLVSQYLYELREAKKQGRKEKRHKEAQTVLAAATAAAAASSRISSLRKDNVEESMHQEVMNATNERLRLSSQQHPRVKETLSRPTSVRILPETNSDLVQPGSDFLKDHARTCDVCRRAETILNPILVCTSCKVAVHLDCYRSVRNSTGPWYCELCADLLSSGGSGAQASNLWEKEKPCFIAECGLCGGTAGAFRKSNDGQWVHAFCAEWAFESTFKRGQVQQIEGMATVPKGNDVCLVCQRRKGVCTKCSYGHCQSTFHPSCARSAGFFLIMRTNGGKLQHKAYCDKHSLEQRLKSETQRHGVEELKSLKQVRVELERLRLLCERIVKREKLKREVILCSHDILASSRDNAVLSALTRHPYFQPDVSSDSATTTSIKGYTDGYKSGSETIQRSDDITVDSAVAGKRRIKFPVPMDNDQKTDDSSISPNPVTQKPAQRASFSGKQIPYRASCNSTDDGDKRLSYRKHMETFEKELVMTSDQASMKNQRLPKGYVYVPIRCLPKEEEAAPDECSGEPLDPDG comes from the exons ATGTTGGAAGGGTGGTTGTGGGAGTGGATGGTGGCGTCGATGACTGGTGGTGGTGACGGTGGCGGCGGGGGGAGATGTCTGCGGCCGAGGAAGATGATGGGTAGGGTATTTACGGAGGAAAAGCCATGCCCAATATCTATCCCTAGggtttcgaaaaatgatgaaattacAGAAAAGCCCTCAGAGTTTGATAAAATTACGGAAATGCCCCAACAACCAGAAAAAACTGAAAGTGCGTTAGACTTCTATTCCCAGGCGAGAAAAGCTTTGTGCCAAAGTAGTCCTTTCGATACCGAGGATTCTACTTCTCAGTCACAGCCGTCTTCTTCCTCTACCGTGCACCTTACTTTACCCAATAACTTAGCGCAGTTGTTAAATAAGCATTCTGATAGTAGAAAACGACACAAGAAGTCTCATGGAGGAATtgaaacgaagaagaagaagtcatCTTCGCGGCAAAAGGGCGGTCGTAATAGTGGATTCTGGGACGAAGTTGAGGAATACTTTCGTGAATTATCTGTGGAAGATATTGATAGATTGTATAAACTTGGGTCGTTCGAGTTTTTGGGTAATGATAATCAGAAATTATTGTTCATTCCTACTACATTTGACAATGTGGGTAGTGGTGTAAGCAATAGTGGAGTGTTGGTTAAAGAAGAAGATAATAAGGAGAGTGATCAATTTATGGATGTGGACAGTGAAGGAGGAAGGGAAACTGAATTTGTTAAAGAAGAAAAGGATGGAAATGTGAATGTGAAGCCATGTTCGTCATCCTCTTGTTTGCCACTGAGTGGGTTAGAATGGCTATTAGGTTCTAGGAATAAGATATATCTTGCCTCTGAACGACCCTCAAAGAAAAGGAAGCTTTTGGGTGGAGATGCAGGGTTGGAGAAGCTTCTAGTTGCTCGTCCCGTAGAAGGGTCAGCTGAATTTTGTGACTATTGTAGTTTAGGTGACCATGGTGATGTGTTGAACAGATTGATAGTTTGTAGTGCTTGCAGTATGGTTGTTCATCAGAGATGTTATGGTGTGCAGGATGATGTTGATGGCAGTTGGTTGTGTTCTTGGTGCAAGCAAAAGAATGATGAGATGGTAAGTAACGGCAAGCTGCCATGTGTTCTTTGCCCAAAAAGCGGTGGTGCCATGAAACCTTGTAGGAAAAGAGAAGAATCTTCTTGTCTGGAGTTTGCTCACTTGTTTTGTTGTCAGTGGATGCCTGAGGTATATATTGAGAATACTAGGATGATGGAGCCGATAATGAATATTGATGGTATAAAGGATACACGGAAAAAGTTAATTTGTTATCTCTGCAAGGGGAAACGTGGGGCGTGTGTTCGGTGCACTAATG GATCTTGTAGGACTTCTTTCCATCCTATATGTGCGAGGGAGGCAAGCCACAGAATGGAGATATGGGGGAAACTTGGATGTGATGAT GTTGAATTGCGCGCGTTCTGCTTGAAGCATTCAGATTTACAGGTCAATAGTGGCAGTCAACAAGTTAGAGATCCTGCAGTAGATGTTTCTTGCCCCACAGATAACAATCAGTTGGCAGCATCAGTCACAGCCAAACCACACAAGTTAAAGCTTGGCTTAAGAAATGGAGACAAAAGGGTGCTGCACGTGGACAATTCTATCTCGGGTTTAGATAAGTTGAATGATGATGCATTACAACAGCAAGAGCTGCCAGAGAAGGACTTGAACCTTAAACGTCAAACAGAATGTGGCATTTCACAGCAGCCTGTTAATAGGGATTTATGTGTAAACAAAGATAGTGATGTGGCTGATCAGCTAAATTTCACCGTGATATTAAAAAAG TTAATAGAGCAGAAAAAAGTTGATGTAAAAGATGTCGCTGCGGAGATTGCTGTATCTTCAGACTTGTTGGACTCAATGCTCAAG GATGATAAAATGGTTCctgacatacagttcaagttagcTAAGTGGTTGAAGAATCATGCTTATATTGGAAGTTTACAGAAAACTCTAAAAGTTAAAATTAAATCCACAATAGCTCCAAAAGTTGAGGCTGGTGTGGTGGATGGTTTGGATTCCATTAGAGTAACAGAACCCGAGATTACGGACTTCGTCCGCGTCAAGTCTGTACCACCTCGGAGAAGAACCAAAAACAATGTCAGGGTTGTGAAAGATGGTGAATCACTTTTTCCAGCTAAGGAGACACTCAACACTGATGGAGTATCATCGGATGAAGCTAAAACTAGTGTGGTTGGAAGGGAAGATTCAAGTTGTCCAATAGAGTTTCCGTCTGCTGGTTTGCAGCAG GTTATGCCCGAGATTGTTCCTTCAAAAGCCACTCTTGCAGGCAATTCCAACAATGATGAAG AGCCATCTAAGGTTTCAGTCCACAGCCTTGACAATGGTCAAGTGGAGCAGGGTGCTTTATCTGATCAGAATCTTGTGACAGTTGCTGATACGAGCAGcactatttcttcagtttcttttaACCACTTACCGGATGTCCT TAAGCATGAAGCTTTCCGTAGCTCCTACATTCACCCTCTTATTCAGAATAGATTAAGGCAAATGGAGAACAGATCCCCTTTGGATG ATTTGAGACACGGAGAAGTTTCTCAAATTGAAGCATCTTCCAGTTCAGGAATCTGCTGCAGTCAACATTTTCTACAGTCAACTTCTGGCAACATTCTCAAATTGAATGGTGCATGCCTTGAACAGTTGGTGAAGGCAAGTAATATGGGCCTGCTTGAGCTTTCACCAGCAGATGAGCTGGAAGGAGAGCTCGTTTATTACCAGCACAGACTGCTTTGTAATGCTGCTGCAAGGAAACGTTTTAGTG ATGATTTAATTGTTAAGGTTGTGAATAGTCTCCAACAGGAGACTGATGCTGCTAGACAACGAGAATGGGATGCTGTTCTCGTTAGCCAGTATCTTTATGAGCTTAGGGAAGCCAAAAAGcaaggaaggaaagaaaaacgACATAAGGAGGCTCAGACTGTACTGGCTGCTGCAACTGCTGCAGCTGCCGCATCGTCTAGGATTTCATCATTGAGGAAAGATAATGTAGAAGAATCTATGCACCAGGAGGTT ATGAATGCTACCAATGAAAGGCTTAGGCTTTCTTCCCAACAGCATCCTCGTGTCAAGGAGACGCTTTCAAGGCCAACCAGTGTGCGGATATTACCAGAGACTAACTCTGATCTTGTCCAGCCAGGTTCAGATTTTTTGAAAGACCATGCCAGAACTTGTGATGTCTGCAGACGGGCCGAGACCATTTTAAATCCCATCCTAGTTTGTACCAGCTGCAAG GTTGCTGTTCACTTGGATTGCTATCGAAGTGTAAGAAACTCAACAGGTCCTTGGTATTGTGAACTATGCGCGGATTTATTGTCATCTGGGGGCTCTGGAGCTCAAGCTTCTAATCTTTGGGAGAAGGAGAAACCTTGTTTTATTGCAGAATGTGGGTTATGTGGTGGTACTGCTGGCGCTTTTAGAAAGTCAAATGATGGTCAATGGGTTCATGCCTTCTGTGCTGAA TGGGCCTTTGAATCAACTTTCAAAAGAGGGCAGGTACAACAAATAGAGGGAATG GCAACTGTCCCCAAGGGTAACGATGTCTGCCTCGTATGCCAGCGGAGAAAAGGTGTATGCACTAAG TGTAGTTATGGTCACTGTCAGAGCACATTCCATCCCTCTTGTGCTAGAAGTGCTGGCTTCTTTTTGATCATGAGAACTAACGGTGGCAAGCTGCAGCATAAAGCATATTGTGATAAACATAGTTTGGAACAGAGACTTAAG TCTGAGACTCAGAGACATGGGGTGGAAGAACTGAAGAGCCTGAAGCAAGTCAGG GTTGAATTGGAGCGATTACGGCTATTATGCGAAAGAATTGTTAAGAGAGAGAAGCTGAAG CGGGAAGTAATCCTTTGCTCACATGATATTCTAGCTTCAAGTAGAGACAATGCTGTTTTATCTGCTCTGACTCGACACCCTTACTTCCAACCTGATGTTAGTTCAGATTCAGCTACTACAACATCCATTAAAGGCTACACTGATGGCTATAAATCAGGCAGTGAAACAATACAAAGATCAGATGACATAACAGTAGACAGTGCTGTAGCAGGAAAACGACGCATTAAGTTTCCTGTGCCTATGGACAATGATCAGAAGACTGATGATAGTTCTATATCACCCAACCCTGTCACACAAAAACCTGCACAACGAGCTTCATTTTCTGGGAAGCAAATCCCTTATAGAGCTTCTTGCAATTCTACAGATGACGGGGACAAGCGATTGAGCTACAGAAAG CATATGGAAACTTTTGAGAAAGAGCTGGTAATGACTTCAGATCAAGCCTCAATGAAGAACCAGCGATTACCTAAAGGGTACGTCTATGTCCCAATCCGGTGCCTTCCGAAGGAGGAGGAAGCTGCTCCAGATGAGTGTTCTGGAGAACCACTGGATCCTGATGGATAG